Proteins co-encoded in one Fusarium fujikuroi IMI 58289 draft genome, chromosome FFUJ_chr06 genomic window:
- a CDS encoding probable protein kinase DBF20, giving the protein MASFMSSFFPGGKEKNPASENGSSRPATPSTRVDNFLNPASTPQGSPSKKTNPPGSHDLPSAFESALTLNPPVMEPPLKLGRPQSVVAPLSPGKTKVQPLDESNVNVDESVVHKTRPASPQKKQGQENTPPTSRLAGTDSPHQHSHAAVTRQQHYEHRERPNTPATKKFNTARGLTPEEREILQKPNVKRLVNVTQLYFLDYYFDLLTYVGSRQNRLAAFKNEYPPPPETDEQTHNQMWTKYTGRERANLRKRRVRLRHGDFQILTQVGQGGYGQVFLAQKKDTREVCALKVMSKKLLFKLDEVRHVLTERDILTTAQSEWLVRLLYSFQDEKSIYLAMEYVPGGDFRTLLNNTGVLSNRHARFYIAEMFCSVDALHQLGYIHRDLKPENFLVDSTGHIKLTDFGLAAGVLAPSKIESMRIKLEKASESAVPFGKPMDQRTVAERRESYRTMRENDVNYAKSIVGSPDYMAPEVLRGEEYDFTVDYWSLGCMLFEALTGFPPFAGATPDETWRNLKHWKEVLKRPVWEDPNYFLSNRTWNFICTCINSRTRRFSNIKDIYAHHYFAEVEWDVLRQTRAPFVPELDSETDAGYFDDFTNEADMAKYKEVHDKQQALETMAEREDQMSKSLFVGFTFRHRKPATEEGGSPRKRIPTDETFGTMF; this is encoded by the exons ATGGCTAGCTTCATGTCCAGCTTCTTTCCCggagggaaagaaaagaacccGGCCAGCGAAAATGGCAGTTCGCGACCTGCTACGCCATCCACCAGGGTGGACAACTTCCTCAACCCCGCGAGCACACCTCAGGGCAGCCCGAGCAAGAAGACCAACCCTCCTGGCTCACACGACCTCCCGTCTGCATTCGAGAGTGCCTTAACACTCAATCCTCCTGTCATGGAGCCACCCCTCAAGTTGGGCCGCCCTCAAAGCGTTGTAGCCCCGCTATCACCTGGCAAGACCAAGGTTCAGCCCCTCGACGAGTCCAACGTCAATGTCGATGAAAGTGTCGTCCACAAGACACGGCCTGCAAGCCCTCAAAAGAAACAAGGCCAGGAGAACACACCTCCTACTTCTCGATTGGCTGGCACCGATTCTCCCCACCAGCATAGCCATGCTGCTGTCACTCGTCAACAACACTATGAGCACAGGGAGCGACCAAACACGCCCGCCACGAAGAAATTCAACACCGCTCGAGGTCTGACACCCGAAGAGCGCGAGATTCTTCAGAAGCCCAACGTTAAGCGACTCGTCAATGTTACTCAGCTTT ACTTCCTTGACTATTACTTCGACCTCCTTACCTACGTTGGATCAAGACAAAATCGACTAGCAGCCTTCAAGAACGAGTATCCTCCGCCCCCGGAGACTGATGAGCAGACGCACAACCAAATGTGGACCAAGTACACAGGACGAGAACGCGCCAACTTGCGCAAGCGTCGAGTTCGACTTCGACATGGCGACTTCCAGATTCTCACACAAGTTGGTCAAGGTGGATATGGTCAGGTTTTCTTGGCTCAAAAGAAAGACACCCGTGAGGTCTGTGCCCTCAAAGTCATGAGCAAGAAGTTACTGTTCAAGCTTGACGAAGTTCGCCATGTTTTGACGGAGAGAGATATTCTGACCACGGCCCAAAGCGAGTGGCTCGTTAGGCTCCTCTACTCTTTCCAGGATGAAAAGAGTATTTATCTGGCCATGGAATATGTGCCTGGCGGCGACTTCCGCACCCTGCTTAACAACACCGGTGTGTTATCCAACCGCCATGCGCGTTTCTATATCGCCGAGATGTTCTGTTCCGTTGACGCCCTGCACCAACTCGGTTACATCCATCGAGATCTCAAGCCCGAGAACTTTCTTGTCGATTCTACAGGACACATCAAGTTGACCGACTTCGGTCTTGCTGCAGGCGTGCTCGCCCCGTCCAAAATTGAATCAATGCGTATCAAGTTGGAAAAAGCATCCGAAAGTGCAGTTCCCTTCGGCAAGCCCATGGATCAGCGAACTGTGGCTGAACGTCGAGAGAGCTATCGGACAATGCGCGAGAATGATGTTAACTATGCCAAATCCATTGTGGGATCGCCTGACTACATGGCCCCAGAGGTCCTTAGAGGGGAGGAATATGACTTCACAGTGGACTATTGGAGTCTGGGTTGCATGCTGTTCGAGGCACTCACTGGATTTCCTCCTTTCGCGGGTGCCACTCCGGACGAGACGTGGCGTAACCTAAAGCACTGGAAGGAGGTGCTGAAGAGACCTGTATGGGAGGACCCCAACTACTTCCTGAGCAACAGAACTTGGAATTTCATCTGCAC CTGCATCAACTCTCGCACAAGACGATTCTCGAATATCAAAGATATCTATGCTCACCACTACTTTGCAGAAGTTGAATGGGATGTTTTGCGACAAACTCGTGCGCCCTTTGTACCAGAGCTGGACTCAGAAACTGATGCGGGCTATTTCGATGATTTTACCAACGAGGCCGATATGGCCAAGTACAAGGAGGTTCATGACAAACAACAAGCT
- a CDS encoding related to SRB8-DNA-directed RNA polymerase II holoenzyme and Srb10 CDK subcomplex subunit → MGAHPRPPQRSVSSSSLPVQRPPPQRSLSHQQQFMAAASPVRKDASFIDLTADAGDATPNRYHTTPRRGGSRLRLELSHNASSGSLPTSESPQSLTPSRIPNSDPFQAMVGSPADSASSTLMPMPTRRPVTSQPRFAPRITATGPAPTKKDVRPKPYTVEIPSVAPRYFSANRPETAVRNPVDPFSKGLNSGYADFFPWNGAHYEDEWSSEAITKGTWDKVNLNVPETSSAKLAIFPALKQKTGLNALSTIFMGVLTQRRHRGQINAPSTFKPPPRVTLTDTKREVWLKDLANPAISLRRLSRTIPHGIRGRTLLDQCLNKNVPAERAVWLAKCVGANEIRGLKRKGVNGAFVMGGELKWARDWTVFVEQFVDAVVAGFGENDWKNRVTYAIRLATNLYSEQLLDRDHYLDWVVSGIENSLQSRIPMWLLIAQIYWKDLLRSRKYGRRLVFALLSHLHVISNDPDKDLLVQLSSRLSALLGSLIRSNPESFINPGAWSTYKDTLHACLRSDDEQARKSLHAINSRNSALVVSSTASPPAGRSQLVKLLDAALKESSGNHLAAACWATSENKALIMRTVVEWATSFHRPGLAKVYAAARLIRQWSQFRVNPTTPILETLDNIAPNDKARKNLVYHLVTELVRTGHFSVSQYMQWTIARGGYHCAAEIDPVSGPCSSRLLVELPLHALSEKKRAERGNLLRRAGNYSVAEEEQDITNAIRVVKHVVGLPLLSNDPLSGRKPMSLKRLLQRIGGSSTAVRSSIGAHLRDELTGHFIMKGHSLSLTMFTAVRDIMETTEDYAMLSDILGACAKTADSDVLASVADTVHSNLQIFYAMDSADELFSSLTERLRMMNEEQRLVPRPLLAALDSLAQRMAGHEVIASQLRQELVQNDRNNAIDACSPVSDIVATPSHQAENNVAEEVEKTLSSGTRLDPPTMNKLFRMIIPALERGWEKEDDTRRVLATLLARIRVFDAHHFDKLMTDWTSHIRSISNRSPLSTLFPLLIITGCLTMPIIMGTASPPFATIQSLAPDSSRGPATYLQELLQLVIMPLPRGTGLVAEESYRFHTEQKCAKFEQSKGLLNLVRNALLEYSAVRNHVSGTEFPLGNIECQESLLETLRTLVLVDSSAVSNALGIKALPAEAVGLVRKVTTKLLIPGDSGDTQISFDHILQIANELTLPFCQLKLNLDLSLPQPSVNEGQDQSSSRFEIFARAMDRAIEAGNIMWTSLLPCLSDDITQHLKTQAQTGFLDLIPSSKAPEFVDTGSRQSLRMAENLLEVVEAIISGQAPPKMAQLSLGMVEKLTDLWEIVAAGPQERPNCHAAVLQHWLPAMLRFVNLHSLSSEPPSAPLPTASATRPPIPPVHDVRARIVLVLCGLLLELETQPPATVGSLVQQVFDIAILLVDALPEELRANYNIMLSHREKAATPQSAAARGMGAQYGIGPVVQERLSPFILRRWEVLSEPTPNVGENDTSLSLGLFEAIKLQ, encoded by the exons ATGGGCGCCCATCCGCGGCCGCCTCAGCGTTCCGTGAGCTCATCGTCGTTACCCGTCCAGCGCCCCCCGCCGCAGCGATCATTATCACATCAGCAGCAGTTTATGGCGGCCGCCTCACCAGTTCGAAAAGATGCTTCTTTCATCGATTTAACCGCCGACGCCGGCGATGCTACCCCTAATCGTTATCACACAACACCTAGAAGAGGCGGCTCACGTCTTCGGCTTGAGTTGTCACACAACGCTTCTTCTGGTTCCTTACCTACATCCGAATCGCCGCAGTCTCTTACACCCTCGCGAATACCCAATTCCGATCCCTTTCAAGCTATGGTCGGCAGCCCTGCCGACAGCGCCAGCTCAACTTTGATGCCGATGCCGACACGTCGACCAGTAACTTCACAGCCGAGATTTGCTCCTCGAATCACAGCGACAGGGCCTGCGCCAACCAAGAAAGATGTCCGGCCAAAACCATACACCGTCGAGATTCCCTCCGTCGCGCCACGATACTTCTCAGCCAATCGACCCGAAACCGCAGTACGAAATCCCGTCGACCCTTTCAGCAAAGGTCTCAACTCTGGATACGCCGATTTCTTTCCTTGGAATGGAGCCCATTATGAAGACGAGTGGAGCAGCGAAGCGATTACCAAAGGAACATGGGATAAGGTGAACTTGAATGTTCCCGAAACTTCGTCTGCTAAACTTGCCATCTTCCCAGCTCTGAAGCAAAAGACTGGCCTGAATGCATTGTCTACTATTTTTATGGGGGTTCTGACTCAGCGCAGACATCGAGGACAGATCAATGCGCCCTCGACTTTCAAACCACCGCCTCGAGTCACACTCACGGATACGAAGAGAGAGGTTTGGCTCAAGGACCTTGCGAATCCCGCGATATCTCTAAGACGCCTCAGCCGAACAATCCCCCACGGCATTCGCGGAAGAACGCTACTCGATCAATGCCTGAACAAGAATGTTCCCGCCGAACGAGCTGTTTGGTTAGCAAAGTGTGTCGGTGCCAATGAGATCAGGGGGTTAAAGAGGAAGGGTGTCAATGGTGCCTTTGTTATGGGTGGTGAACTGAAATGGGCTCGCGACTGGACCGTTTTTGTTGAGCAATTTGTCGATGCCGTTGTTGCTGGGTTTGGTGAGAACGACTGGAAGAATCGAGTCACATATGC CATCCGCTTAGCAACGAACCTTTACTCAGAACAGTTGCTAGATCGAGATCATTACCTTGACTGGGTTGTGTCTGGAATTGAGAATAGCCTTCAGTCGCGTATTCCCATGTGGCTTCTCATCGCTCAGATTTACTGGAAAGACCTTCTCAGGTCACGCAAGTATGGTCGCAGGCTTGTTTTTGCTCTGCTCAGCCACTTGCATGTG ATATCCAACGACCCTGATAAGGATCTTCTTGTGCAACTCTCCAGTAGACTGTCAGCTTTGCTCGGCTCACTAATTCGCTCCAACCCAgagagcttcatcaaccCCGGAGCCTGGTCGACGTACAAGGATACTTTACATGCTTGTCTGCGTTCTGATGATGAGCAGGCTCGAAAGTCACTACATGCCATTAATTCACGAAACTCAGCCCTGGTAGTGTCTAGTACCGCTTCTCCTCCTGCCGGGCGGAGTCAGCTAGTCAAGTTGCTTGATGCTGCCTTGAAAGAGTCTAGCGGTAACCATTTAGCCGCAGCATGCTGGGCAACGAGTGAGAACAAGGCTTTGATAATGAGGACAGTAGTTGAGTGGGCAACTTCGTTCCATCGTCCAGGTTTAGCCAAAGTTTATGCCGCAGCCCGTTTAATTCGGCAATGGAGCCAATTTCGTGTGAACCCTACCACGCCCATTCTCGAGACACTCGACAACATCGCCCCCAATGACAAGGCACGGAAGAACCTCGTATATCACCTTGTCACGGAGCTCGTTCGAACCGGCCACTTTTCTGTCTCTCAATATATGCAGTGGACTATCGCTCGTGGCGGTTATCATTGTGCCGCGGAAATCGACCCCGTATCAGGTCCGTGTTCTAGCAGGTTACTGGTCGAACTTCCGCTTCATGCTTTATCTGAGAAGAAAAGGGCTGAAAGAGGAAACTTGTTAAGACGAGCTGGCAACTATTCGGTCGCTGAGGAGGAACAAGATATCACCAATGCCATCAGGGTCGTGAAACATGTCGTGGGGCTCCCCTTACTGTCAAATGATCCATTGTCAGGAAGAAAGCCAATGTCGCTCAAGAGGCTGTTGCAACGGATCGGCGGTAGCAGTACTGCTGTAAGGAGCAGCATTGGGGCACATTTGCGTGATGAGCTAACTGGGCACTTCATCATGAAAGGTCACTCTTTATCTCTGACTATGTTCACCGCTGTTCGAGACATTATGGAAACGACCGAAGATTACGCCATGTTATCCGACATTCTTGGAGCTTGCGCGAAGACCGCCGATTCTGACGTTCTGGCGTCCGTTGCCGACACTGTCCATTCAAACTTGCAAATCTTCTATGCCATGGATAGCGCAGATGAACTGTTTAGCAGTCTGACCGAGCGCCTTAGAATGATGAACGAGGAGCAAAGACTCGTTCCGCGACCGCTACTTGCTGCTCTTGACAGTCTTGCCCAACGCATGGCTGGTCATGAGGTGATTGCCAGCCAACTTCGCCAGGAACTCGTTCAAAATGATCGCAACAACGCTATTGATGCTTGCTCGCCGGTTTCCGACATCGTGGCAACTCCCTCTCACCAAGCTGAAAACAATGTGGCCGAAGAAGTAGAGAAAACACTTTCCAGTGGAACACGATTGGACCCTCCAACAATGAACAAGCTTTTCAGAATGATAATCCCTGCTCTTGAGCGCGGGTgggagaaggaggacgaTACGCGCCGGGTGTTGGCAACTTTACTCGCGAGAATACGAGTTTTTGATGCTCACCATTTCGATAAACTAATGACCGACTGGACAAGTCATATTCGTTCGATATCGAACCGCTCCCCCCTTTCTACTTTGTTCCCACTTCTTATCATTACAGGGTGTCTGACAATGCCTATCATAATGGGCACAGCAAGCCCTCCGTTCGCGACTATCCAGAGTCTTGCCCCAGATTCGTCCAGAGGTCCTGCGACATACTTACAAGAACTCTTACAACTCGTCATCATGCCGCTTCCCCGGGGAACAGGGCTTGTGGCTGAGGAAAGCTACCGTTTTCATACCGAGCAAAAGTGCGCCAAGTTTGAGCAGTCCAAAGGATTGCTGAACCTTGTTCGAAACGCTTTGCTCGAGTACTCGGCTGTCAGAAATCATGTCAGTGGCACCGAGTTTCCCCTTGGCAATATCGAGTGCCAGGAAAGTCTGCTTGAGACCTTACGAACTCTTGTTCTGGTGGATTCCTCCGCCGTCTCAAATGCTTTAGGCATCAAAGCGCTTCCTGCTGAAGCTGTCGGTCTCGTCCGCAAGGTGACCACGAAACTTCTGATTCCTGGAGACTCGGGCGATACTCAAATCTCGTTCGATCATATCTTGCAGATTGCCAACGAGTTGACGCTGCCGTTCTGCCAGCTGAAGCTTAACTTGGATCTGTCATTGCCACAGCCCAGCGTAAATGAGGGACAAGATCAGAGTTCCTCTCGCTTCGAGATCTTTGCCAGGGCGATGGATCGAGCCATTGAAGCAGGCAACATCATGTGGACCAGCTTATTACCTTGTTTGAGTGACGACATTACCCAGCATCTCAAGACACAGGCTCAAACGGGATTTCTTGACTTGATACCTTCATCGAAGGCTCCTGAATTTGTCGACACTGGGTCACGGCAGTCCCTTCGCATGGCCGAGAACTTGCTAGAAGTAGTGGAGGCTATTATCTCCGGCCAGGCTCCCCCTAAGATGGCACAGTTATCGTTGGGCATGGTCGAAAAGCTGACAGACCTGTGGGAAATCGTTGCAGCAGGGCCTCAGGAGCGCCCCAACTGCCACGCCGCCGTTTTACAGCATTGGCTGCCCGCTATGCTTCGCTTTGTGAACCTTCATAGCTTGTCGTCCGAGCCACCATCAGCCCCTCTTCCCACGGCTTCGGCGACACGGCCTCCTATCCCGCCCGTGCATGATGTTCGAGCACGCATTGTTCTTGTGCTTTGCGGGCTGCTGCTTGAGTTAGAAACACAGCCGCCAGCTACTGTTGGCTCCCTTGTCCAGCAGGTCTTCGACATTGCCATCCTCCTGGTAGATGCCCTGCCCGAGGAATTGCGAGCCAACT ACAATATTATGCTCTCCCACCGAGAAAAGGCGGCAACGCCCCAGAGTGCTGCCGCCCGTGGCATGGGCGCGCAATATGGCATCGGGCCAGTAGTCCAGGAGCGTCTGAGCCCCTTCATTCTTCGTCGCTGGGAGGTGCTTAGTGAGCCGACTCCCAATGTTGGCGAGAACGATACGAGCTTAAGTCTAGGTCTTTTTGAAGCTATCAAGCTTCAGTGA
- a CDS encoding related to GTPase-activating protein beta-chimerin: MNEYHPPSANEAFSPSQERDRSGSMSLGNIPLSPQGPPSDHGGAAVDDAMNKDQKSEAETTSPTQTSGPSGVNSEQIKQVSDVLSSEEFALFLKKRSSLEEDHANGIRKLTRTTQEVMRRPDHRQGTFGNAYEAMASTHERMAENGIEFAKELHQMHDELMELAGVAERSRKSWKQNGLSAENKVAEMEQTMRKSKAKYDSLAEDYERVKTGESRQSGKMFGLKGHKSAQQHEGELLKKVQAADSTYHGHVQALQAEKAQLVSTTRPEAIRALQDSIKEIDAGISLQMQKFASFNERLLLSNGLSVSPIQGPGAQGSSAQRSLRQAASSIDNDKDLNDYVTAQHRSVPPNTGEIKYERNPALNPPGSSSQHNPGGPVQQPATVVQSPVSQTQPQGGFSGPQPLGPGSRTSTLGLGPITGVTGGDPSFPPTDDPRPFSQPHNRSFSQGNMPVQQGTPGQQFSGRAPNQQQTPGQRYGNGGSISSSGPPQLGALPFQPGGSPPQQPVPGQAPRERSGSGVNSGQGPPGATRSPPPYGASSHPPPGPGPSGPARPMFGLPLSRLYERDGLAVPMVVYQCIQAVDMYGLNVEGIYRQSGSMAHIQRLKNMFDTESSNPALDFRNPENFYHDVNSVTGLLKQFFRDLPDPLLTLEYHDSFITAAKQEDDTVRRDSIHAIINSLPDPNYATLRALTLHLWRVMDNSHNNRMNCHNLAVIFGPTLMGTDPSTAIADAGWQIKAIDTILQNTLQIFDED, from the exons atGAACGAGTACCACCCGCCGTCGGCGAACGAAGCCTTCTCTCCTTCACAGGAGCGCGACCGATCCGGCAGCATGTCCTTGGGCAATATCCCCTTGAGTCCCCAGGGGCCCCCATCAGATCACGGCGGTGCTGCAGTTGACGACGCCATGAACAAAGACCAGAAATCCGAGGCCGAAACCACATCGCCTACGCAAACATCAGGCCCATCCGGTGTGAATTCCGAACAGATTAAGCAAGTCTCGGACGTTTTGTCTTCCGAG GAATTTGCGTTATTCCTCAAGAAGCGATCGAGTCTAGAAGAAGACCATGCCAATGGCATCAGGAAACTCACCCGTACCACCCAGGAGGTCATGCGTCGGCCCGATCATCGGCAAGGCACATTCGGCAACGCATACGAGGCTATGGCAAGCACCCATGAACGTATGGCCGAGAATGGCATCGAGTTTGCCAAAGAGCTACACCAGATGCATGACGAGCTTATGGAGCTCGCAGGTGTTGCCGAGCGCAGCCGGAAGTCATGGAAGCAAAACGGCTTGTCCGCTGAGAACAAAGTGGCAGAGATGGAGCAGACTATGCGTAAGAGCAAGGCCAAGTACGACTCTCTTGCTGAGGATTATGAGCGGGTCAAGACCGGCGAGTCGCGCCAGAGCGGCAAGATGTTTGGCCTCAAGGGACACAAGTCAGCGCAACAGCATGAGGgtgagctgctgaagaaggtTCAAGCTGCTGATTCTACCTACCACGGGCACGTCCAGGCCTTgcaggctgagaaggcccAACTTGTTTCAACGACACGCCCAGAAGCCAttcgagctcttcaagactCGATTAAGGAGATTGATGCAGGAATCTCATTGCAGATGCAGAAGTTTG CCTCCTTCAATGAGCGCCTATTATTAAGCAATGGTCTGAGTGTCAGCCCCATTCAGGGTCCTGGGGCCCAAGGCAGCTCTGCTCAACGCAGTCTGCGACAGGCTGCTTCTTCGATTGATAACGACAAAGACCTAAATGACTATGTCACAGCACAACACAGAAGTGTGCCTCCCAACACTGGTGAAATCAAATATGAGCGCAATCCA GCGCTTAACCCTCCGGGCTCCAGTAGCCAGCATAATCCAGGAGGCCCTGTTCAACAACCCGCTACTGTTGTGCAGTCACCAGTATCACAGACACAGCCCCAAGGTGGTTTCTCCGGACCACAGCCTTTGGGTCCAGGATCAAGGACCAGtacccttggtcttggcccTATTACTGGCGTTACTGGAGGTGACCCTTCATTCCCCCCAACTGACGACCCTCGACCTTTTTCGCAGCCTCATAATAGGAGCTTCAGTCAAGGGAATATGCCAGTGCAACAGGGCACTCCTGGCCAGCAATTTTCAGGTCGGGCCCCCAATCAACAACAGACACCTGGTCAAAGATATGGTAATGGGGGGTCTATCAGTTCATCCGGGCCGCCGCAACTTGGTGCTCTGCCCTTCCAGCCAGGCGGTTCCCCTCCTCAACAGCCAGTTCCTGGCCAAGCTCCTCGTGAACGTTCAGGAAGTGGGGTAAACTCGGGACAAGGACCTCCAGGTGCTACACGGTCACCACCTCCCTACGGAGCTTCTAGTCACCCTCCTCCTGGCCCTGGGCCTTCCGGGCCTGCCAGGCCAATGTTCGGCTTGCCGCTAAGTCGTCTTTATGAACGTGACGGCTTGGCAGTACCAATGGTTGTTTACCAATGCATCCAGGCGGTGGATATGTACGGCCTTAATGTGGAAGGCATATACCGCCAGTCTGGGTCCATGGCTCACATACAAAGACTAAAGAATATGTTCGACACAG AGTCGTCCAACCCTGCGCTCGATTTTAGGAATCCCGAGAACTTTTATCATGACGTCAATAGTGTTACTGGCCTGTTGAAGCAGTTTTTCCGCGATCTCCCCGACCCGCTACTCACGCTCGAGTATCATGATAGCTTTATCACGGCTGCCA aacaagaagacgatACGGTACGTCGCGATTCGATTCacgccatcatcaacagtctTCCTGATCCCAACTACGCTACACTGCGTGCTCTCACTCTTCACCTCTGGAGAGTTATGGACAACAGCCACAATAATCGCATGAACTGCCACAACCTAGCCGTCATTTTTGGCCCGACACTCATGGGCACTGATCCCAGCACTGCCATTGCCGATGCGGGCTGgcagatcaaggccatcgacaCCATCCTGCAGAACACGCTCCAAATCTTTGACGAGGATTAA
- a CDS encoding related to ariadne-2 protein, which yields MIAAALRQSPIIAVDMANSTTTTPLTTTSVSTGVNNGADTNTGATAPELSDLDYFITVLQLPHGRTENQIEDDLVSKANALGISSAPVTDKRITSSVESASTVYNARTFSMLSAGSTSTALTTHSSIFGPSTPDLALSSARQSKDLSFSQYDRYLSVIDPHHNNVKAARDSQTPDATAQSIFSGKTKRSLFSVRSGFRLRWRKKASPQPLQAILTCASCRADFKSSKSLHSISCGHTYCDNCLRSLIHTAMSDESSMPPRCCAQPLPGSLMRDLLSRDAQQEFMKAIIQYSTPWQARIFCSNPSCGGFIPPHQKLNPKYPSTVTCRKCNTRVCLMCKHNAHPTGKDCPEDWELDQVIKEGGKAGWKRCYKCQNLVPLEEASTHMTCRCKSQFCYTCGGVWDANTGCPNDCDGEEEMDRRRTEEQAQLAEYEDEKAAQEAAAAAASAERLEAEERTRNNADFSHLAEMHRQELRRFLEFAEQGREHMRTRFVEQKSSMMKRHAELKESMKEKHARTVSQLEDRQVAAEMDLRNTLEASERSVRIRLKHMEAYCDGLGRNGASSSPGSDSQPHRVVTERDLRELGQQYNIRDGMERSHQAKINVMRDRQAKRMEELIDRQEAEYETLLERNRQELIELDAQAVLEEETLVHTFTARKSKLVRRWELAIGILRKELEDQDGVKYAPIPTPTWPEQTSQVLVG from the exons ATGATCGCCGCAGCCCTCCGTCAGAGCCCGATCATCGCTGTCGATATGGCCAACTCCACCACAACGACGCCTTTGACCACCACAAGCGTTAGCACTGGCGTCAACAACGGCGCAGACACTAACACAGGTGCCACAGCTCCCGAGCTAAGCGACCTCGACTACTTCATCACTGTACTCCAATTGCCGCATGGTCGAACGGAGAACCAGATTGAGGATGACCTCGTTTCCAAGGCGAACGCCCTCGGTATCTCAAGTGCGCCCGTTACTGATAAGCGTATCACCTCAAGCGTCGAGTCAGCCTCGACAGTCTACAATGCTCGAACATTTTCTATGCTCTCTGCCGGATCCACGAGTACCGCTCTGACCACGCATTCATCTATCTTTGGCCCATCTACACCTGATTTGGCGCTTTCCAGTGCCCGACAATCCAAGGATCTGAGCTTTTCCCAGTATGATCGCTATCTATCAGTGATCGATCCTCACCACAACAACGTAAAAGCTGCAAGGGACTCACAAACGCCCGATGCCACTGCTCAGAGTATATTCAGCGGTAAGACGAAACGCAGCCTTTTCAGCGTTAGGTCGGGCTTCAGATTAcgatggaggaagaaggcaTCCCCGCAGCCACTCCAGGCCATATT GACCTGTGCGAGCTGCCGTGCGGACTTCAAGAGCTCCAAATCATTACACAGCATCTCATGTGGCCACACATATTGCGATAACTGCCTAAGATCGCTCATCCATACAGCCATGTCCGACGAATCGAGCATGCCACCGAGATGCTGTGCTCAGCCATTGCCGGGATCCTTGATGAGGGATCTTCTCAGTCGCGACGCCCAGCAGGAGTTTATGAAGGCCATTATACAATACAGCACACCCTGGCAGGCAAGGATATTCTGTTCCAACCCTTCATGCGGAGGATTCATTCCACCACATCAAAAATTGAACCCCAAGTATCCTTCCACTGTTACTTGCCGCAAATGCAACACAAGAGTTTGCCTTATGTGTAAACATAACGCACATCCGACAGGTAAGGACTGTCCGGAAGATTGGGAACTCGACCAGGTTATCAAGGAAGGGGGCAAAGCTGGTTGGAAACGGTGTTACAAATGCCAGAACTTGGTGCcacttgaagaagccagtACACATATGACTTGTCGGTGCAAATCTCAGTTCTGCTACACATGCGGAGGTGTGTGGGATGCCAATACTGGGTGCCCGAACGATTGTgatggggaggaggagatggaccgGAGGAGAACGGAGGAACAGGCTCAACTCGCCGAATATGAAGACGAGAAGGCCGCACAGGAAGCAGCCGCTGCAGCGGCATCTGCCGAGCGCCTCGAAGCCGAAGAACGAACGAGAAACAATGCTGATTTCTCCCACCTCGCCGAGATGCATCGGCAAGAACTTAGACGGTTCCTCGAATTCGCTGAACAGGGTAGGGAGCACATGAGGACACGGTTTGTCGAGCAGAAAAGTTCGATGATGAAACGACATgccgagctcaaggagaGCATGAAAGAAAAACACGCGAGGACTGTGAGCCAATTGGAGGATCGGCAGGTAGCTGCCGAGATGGACCTGAGAAACACTCTGGAAGCGAGTGAACGAAGTGTCAGGATTCGACTGAAGCATATGGAAGCTTACTGTGATGGATTGGGACGCAATGGTGCGAGCTCAAGCCCGGGCTCGGACTCCCAACCACATCGAGTGGTTACGGAACGCGATCTTCGAGAGCTCGGGCAACAGTACAATATTCGCGATGGCATGGAAAGATCACACCAGGCCAAGATTAATGTGATGAGGGATCGCCAGGCTAAACGCATGGAAGAACTCATCGACCGACAAGAGGCTGAGTACGAAACCTTACTCGAGCGGAATCGACAGGAACTCATAGAGTTGGATGCTCAGGCGGTCCTGGAGGAAGAAACACTGGTGCACACATTCACGGCACGAAAATCTAAGCTTGTGCGTCGGTGGGAACTTGCCATCGGGATCTTGCGCAAGGAGCTCGAAGACCAAGACGGTGTCAAGTACGCACCAATTCCCACACCAACATGGCCTGAACAAACATCACAGGTCCTTGTTGGATAG